AACTGTGTGAGGCAAAATCGGAAAATACTGGGCGTATACCAGTACGACGGACAATTAATGTCTACAACTATACTAGAACAAATAAGTTTGACCGCGAGTTATACGGAGATTAAGATATTAATAATTATAAAATTGATAAGTAAGGTAGAAGCAAAATGTCTACCTTGACTTACTTAATTATTTAGTAATGTTTCATTAAGTTTATTGCCCTCAGGCGACCTAAAATATTGCCTTGTTCGGTATAGAGTTGAATTGCTATTTGATAATCTTTTAATGTGGCTTGGCGGTTTTTGAGTTTAGCGTAAACTTGGGCACGGTTGAAATATGCTTCAGCACGTCCAGGGTTAGTTTCAATTGCTTTATTTAAATCCTCTAGCGCTTTTTGCATATTTCCTAGTTGGAAATAAACAGCGCCTCGATCGCTGTAACCAAATGCATCTTCTGGATAAAGCTTGATTGCTTGGGTATAATCAGCGATCGCTCCTTGATAATCGCCTAAAGCAACTCTTGCATCTCCTCGGCTATTGTAGATATGAGCGAAATTTGGATTACCTTGCAAAGCTAAAGTATAGTCTTCAACGGCTCCTTGATAATCTCCTATTTTCTGACGCGCATCACCTCGATAAATGTATGCCATGTCATGGTTGGAATTTAATTGTAATGCTTGAGTAAAAGCTTGAGTAGCCGCTTGATAACTTTGTTGGTGTAGTTTTTCTAACCCTTGATTTACAAAGCGCTCAGCACTGATTTCTTTTGACGTCAATGCTCTTGCTTCGGTGGGAAGCATTGGCGATGCATGGTGTTGATGCTCAGGTGAAGCAGCTGCAAAATCAGCATCACTCAGAATTCCTATCCCTACAAATAGATTGATGACTACTAACGTAGTTATTATTTTAGACAAGAAGTGCATAGTTGTAGTTTGTGATTTGAGTTTTTCTAAGTTAGGAACAATCATTGCTTCATGAATGTCATATTTAAGTAAATAGGTAATAAGGCTCACAACATCAAAGTCACTGATTATTAAAAATTAGCTTCGATGTCATTTTCATCACCTATATACTTGATATGAAAAGGTGTAACTTTTAATTATGCCCATATACAGATCAATGCATCGCTAAGGTTTATCAGCCTTATTAGCAAAAGGTCAATACAAAAAGATACTGCACGATGAAGCGCTAGTGTTAGTTCAAAAGACTTCTTGCAAAAGTAATTAAACTGTAACTGTCATGTTAAGCCTTGCGAAATTCTTTGTTACATTACATTCCGCTAGGAATAACTTTCATAATTTTCAACTTTTGCAAGTCTTCTAATATACTACTGAAAATTAATGATTTTTCTGGTCAGTTCTGAAGATTGTGAAAAATGAGAATTAGAGCAACACTCGCTATAAAGGAGGTGCAGGAAGTGGTTTTGGTCGCGCTGTAGCAATAGGATCTTGACCAATATTTCCGCTTTGTGAAGCTTGAGCATTTTGCAACACTTCAAACTGACTCATCATGTCATGATCTTCGTGAACTGTGTTATGGCAGTGCTGCATATATTTACCTGTATTAGGACCAAATTTCCCAATTACCCTAATTGATTCATTTTCGCCAACATAAAAAACATCCTTCCAACCAACTTCGTACGAAAATGGCGCTCTACCATTGCGGTCAAGAATTTGACAGTCGATCAAATGTAGATGGATCGGATGGAACCAACCACCAGAATTATTATACAAGCGCCAAATTTCGATGTCTCCAAACTGCGGGGCACCATCAACTCGGTTGACGTCCCAGACTTTACCATTAATTACCCATAGACCATTGGTACGTTCATACCTAAATTCCCTAGTTCGGACAGCTTGAGAAGCTAGCAAGGGAGTAAAAGCGCGTAGCTGACTGGGTACCGAACTATCATCAGGCGCATCGCGTACGACATCAAAACGCATAATTTCGTTGGTTCTACCAGAATACTCATCATTATTCTTCGGGTTTGTGTTTCTCAAGATAATCTGCGTACCAATAGGATACTTAGAAAAATCAATCACAAACTCGTATCGTTCTCCACTAGCAAAACGGAAATTTTTTACTGCTACGGGTGCTGGCTTGAGTCCCGCATCAGTACCAATCATGAGAAAAGAGTCGCCTGTGCTGAGTGATAGTTGATAAGAACGCGAAATAGAGCCATTCAAAGCACGGAAGCGGTATTTACGTCTTGCTACTTCCATCCGCGGCCAAGGCACACCATTGACTACAATAACGTCACCAAACTGACTTTTTTCTCCCTGATCGTCAAAAATCAAGCTGCCGTTAGTGGCAAATTGCTTATCTTGGATAATTAACGGTACATCGTACTCGCCTTTGGGTAAGGGTAAATCAAGTTCTGTTTGATCTTGCACAATATACATTCCTGCTAACCCCATGTAAACGTTACGGGCGGTAGCATGAATAGCGTGGTCGTGATACCAGAGGGTGGCAGCACGATTATTAGGATAATAGTAATCTTTGTAATACCCAGGAAAGGTAAGATCTTCGGCATAGCCGTCATATTGCGGCAAAGACGCCATGCCGTGTAAATGCGTAGAAGTTGGTACGCCTAAACTATTGTTGATAAAGCGAACAACGGATTGTCGCCCTGCCCGTTGAATAATGGTTGGTCCAGGTGTAATTCCGTTATAACCCCAAATCTCGGTTGATTTGCCAGGTAGTATTTCAACCTGAGCTTTACGCATAGTAATTTCGTAATAATCGGTCTGCGCGTCGCTACGCACCGGTTGAAGTACAGGTGGTCTGCGAAAAGGTAGTGTGAATTTATTTACAGCAGTCTGAGCGTAGCTTATGCGCTCTAAACCTGTAGGTAGCAGCAAAGCCCCTCCCGCAAATGCTCCTAATTGCAATGCTTTTCGCCTTGTTATTTTCATTGTTCCTCTTTTGACAGACACCACTACTTGCAAATCTCATAGGCAAATCCACCTATGAACTTTTGTTAACCCTGCTTTATCTACGATGACGGGTTTGGTATCACAGTGATGTCAAAGTTATGTATAAGTTGTGTGTAAAATTGGCAAAACTTAATTATTTAGAAAAATTTTTACGCTACGCAGAAATATTAACCAAGCTTGTATAAATGGTTTATATATACAAAAGAAATAAACAGCTTGTAGCTAGCTGGTTTAGTAGAATTTTTCATATATTTATGATTTTTTATTTAGTTTTAGTAAGACAATAATGTAGTTTATTGTATAAAAACAAGCTTGTACGACGATGTTACTGACAAAAACGCAATGTTGCCAACCAAAGGTTTATGCAAAGATATTTCGTGATTTATTCAAGAAGCTAGATAATAATTAGTCTTATAGTTCAAAGCAATACATAGAGAAAACTCGTAATTAATATGTAGCAAATCATATACAAAGGTATGAGATCAGAAAGAGCTTTATAAGTAACTTTAAAAAAGAAGTAGTACTGCGGCGATCGCCTAGCTCTAGCTCGACACAAAAATAGCAATTTTAATTCTTAATATCCATGCCTTGGTAAAGCTAAATTCTATGAATGTCCGGTCTTGTAAACATATCTGGACATGAAAGTTAAGTATCCTGAGAGATTATGAAGTTATGTTAAAGAAGTCCTAATGAACTTTGGTAGAAACTAGGTTAACTAGCGATCGTAGAAATATTTCTATCCCCTGCCCTTGGGGTGCTAGAATCTTCATAGTGTGTACTTCATCTATTGATGAAAGCAAGGATCAACCCTTTAACTCAAAGTTCACACAGCAAAAAAACGCTAGTAATTAACTCCTCATTAGAAAATATAGAACCTACTAGCTCTAGAAATGTTGTCTTTCTGAGGTTGTCTAGTAGGTTGGCGTTGCGAAAACTTATCCGCACATTGCGTTATAAATTAATAATTTGATGTACTTTAATCTTGTGGCAAAATATAATTCAACTGAGGTAAGCTGCTACTAAATTGAGTGCAGTTATTAGCAACAGCTGATTTAATTGCCACATCGGCAAATCGTCCAACGCCTTCTGAACCTAATTTAGCGATCGCCTCTGTAGGAAACATCGTCTTACTATCAGCTACTACACCAGCTTTAACAGTTTCGTAAGTTTTTCCCAATTGGAAGTCTTTGCAGGTTGTGTTAGATAGAGCTATGAGTCTACCAGTAGGAGCAAAGGAGATAAAATGATAATGCTTATTTCCAGGTCCTTCTCGAATCCAATCAGATTCTCTGGCTAATTGGCTGAGATAATTCTGAAATGGTATTGGGTATTGGGTATCATCTGCTCGTGCTATTAGATGGAAAGGCAGTACAAAAGTGGCTCCCAATACTACTCCTACGAACTTTTTCAACATAGATTACTTGTGCCCTGTGATATTCAAAATTAAACTGAATAGTGCTCTCGTATAGAAAACTCCATACATTCTTTGCTGTCATAACAGACACTTCTTTAATGTGTGCTTAGAAGCACAATTAATGACTGAATACCTAACTATAGACGCAGTATTGAAAGCGAACTTGCTGTAAACCGCAAAAGGTGACGTTTCGCTTTGCCTCACTTTGCATCATCTATGTCATGGTCTTCTTGAATTATAGTAGGCAGCGCGTCGTCATGAGGGCACTTTTAGTATGAGATAGTGCAGAGTTATGTATAAGTTTCGACTAATGTGTCAAGGTTCCAAATTTAAGAGCGTCTTGGCACAAACATACAGTGCG
This region of Chroococcidiopsis sp. TS-821 genomic DNA includes:
- a CDS encoding tetratricopeptide repeat protein; translated protein: MSLITYLLKYDIHEAMIVPNLEKLKSQTTTMHFLSKIITTLVVINLFVGIGILSDADFAAASPEHQHHASPMLPTEARALTSKEISAERFVNQGLEKLHQQSYQAATQAFTQALQLNSNHDMAYIYRGDARQKIGDYQGAVEDYTLALQGNPNFAHIYNSRGDARVALGDYQGAIADYTQAIKLYPEDAFGYSDRGAVYFQLGNMQKALEDLNKAIETNPGRAEAYFNRAQVYAKLKNRQATLKDYQIAIQLYTEQGNILGRLRAINLMKHY
- a CDS encoding multicopper oxidase family protein, coding for MKITRRKALQLGAFAGGALLLPTGLERISYAQTAVNKFTLPFRRPPVLQPVRSDAQTDYYEITMRKAQVEILPGKSTEIWGYNGITPGPTIIQRAGRQSVVRFINNSLGVPTSTHLHGMASLPQYDGYAEDLTFPGYYKDYYYPNNRAATLWYHDHAIHATARNVYMGLAGMYIVQDQTELDLPLPKGEYDVPLIIQDKQFATNGSLIFDDQGEKSQFGDVIVVNGVPWPRMEVARRKYRFRALNGSISRSYQLSLSTGDSFLMIGTDAGLKPAPVAVKNFRFASGERYEFVIDFSKYPIGTQIILRNTNPKNNDEYSGRTNEIMRFDVVRDAPDDSSVPSQLRAFTPLLASQAVRTREFRYERTNGLWVINGKVWDVNRVDGAPQFGDIEIWRLYNNSGGWFHPIHLHLIDCQILDRNGRAPFSYEVGWKDVFYVGENESIRVIGKFGPNTGKYMQHCHNTVHEDHDMMSQFEVLQNAQASQSGNIGQDPIATARPKPLPAPPL